In Chryseobacterium oranimense, a single window of DNA contains:
- a CDS encoding peptidoglycan-binding protein LysM — MKKQIFIAALSLGATALGTEQVMAQNSEQVSTSVNIILSDVIAMDIGSVASEGTVDFNYGSTKDYNSSKNVTVPNSLVIISSKNFDVKVKSEGTHFVSGANVIPVDILQVKAIPGGSLVGSLNEVTLSTNDQVLVSNASLGTKQSLNIAYSISAENASKVLLGKPQGTYTQKVTYTATAL; from the coding sequence ATGAAAAAACAAATCTTTATCGCTGCGCTTTCTCTGGGAGCAACGGCCTTAGGAACCGAACAGGTTATGGCACAAAATTCAGAGCAGGTGAGTACATCAGTGAATATTATTTTATCGGATGTTATTGCAATGGATATTGGCTCTGTTGCTTCAGAAGGCACTGTAGATTTTAATTATGGGAGCACAAAAGACTATAATTCATCAAAAAATGTGACCGTTCCCAACAGTTTAGTCATTATTTCCTCCAAAAATTTTGATGTTAAAGTAAAATCTGAAGGTACACACTTTGTAAGTGGGGCAAACGTAATTCCTGTAGATATATTACAGGTAAAAGCAATACCGGGCGGAAGTTTGGTGGGGAGCCTGAATGAGGTCACTTTATCTACAAATGATCAGGTGCTGGTAAGTAATGCAAGTTTAGGGACCAAACAGTCTTTAAATATTGCCTACTCCATTTCGGCGGAAAATGCATCCAAGGTACTTCTTGGAAAACCACAGGGAACTTACACCCAAAAAGTAACTTATACTGCCACTGCATTGTAA
- a CDS encoding glycosyltransferase, with protein MNKNINSDVEEKAKRQSVQHKKNTINYTPEIIFISTFPPKVCGIATYCQDLIKSLQLKFKESFTIIICPMETEDESYRYEENPQYRLNTSDAISYLELADKINKNDKIQLVMLQHEFGFFTEAKNGLMLFLQNLEKDIIITFHTVLPKPNHELKEKVIEISGFVKSIIVMTGISADILANDYDIPSHKIKVIPHGTHLLPFIDKTSLKAKYGFNDKKVLSTFGLLGSGKNIETTLEALPEIIAQNPDVMFLIIGKTHPGIIKHEGEKYRDFLRDTVKRLHLEKHTCFINQYLPLDELLDYLQLTNIYLFTSKDRNQAVSGTFSYAISCGCPIVSTPIPHALEILNEDLGIIIDFEAPKQLAAAVNTLLKNETAQEKLRSNSLEKMAPTAWENSSISHALLFQQYSKDKMTLHYAFPIINLSHIKNMTTDFGMIQFSKINKPDINSGYTLDDNARALIVACRHYELSRDKSDLDLISTFLNVIRFCQQTDGSFLNYINQYKEFAQQNYETNLEDSNGRAIWALGYLLSIKTILPQQFSDEAESLIEKSLSSIENIHSTRAMAFIIKGLHYQNSENNIPLLKKLANRLVKMYQHEKHKDWHWFESYLTYGNSVLPEALLCAWITTKDEMYKQVANESFKFLLSKIFIKGGIKVISNKGWLQKETVKSSESIGGEQPIDVAYTILALSTFYKVFRDEKYLQMMRNAFSWFLGKNHLHQIIYNPATGGCYDGLEEKNVNLNQGAESTVSYLMARLCFSK; from the coding sequence ATGAATAAAAATATAAACTCAGACGTGGAGGAAAAGGCAAAAAGACAATCTGTCCAACATAAAAAAAACACAATTAATTATACACCTGAAATTATCTTTATAAGTACTTTTCCTCCTAAAGTGTGCGGTATTGCAACATATTGTCAGGATTTGATAAAATCTCTTCAGCTAAAGTTCAAAGAATCCTTTACCATCATCATCTGCCCAATGGAAACTGAAGATGAGAGCTATCGATACGAAGAAAATCCTCAATATCGACTCAATACATCCGATGCTATTTCTTATTTGGAACTGGCTGATAAAATCAACAAAAATGACAAAATTCAACTTGTTATGCTTCAGCATGAGTTTGGATTTTTCACTGAAGCTAAAAACGGATTGATGCTTTTTCTTCAAAATCTAGAGAAAGATATCATTATTACTTTTCACACCGTTCTGCCGAAACCGAATCACGAATTAAAAGAAAAGGTTATAGAAATCAGCGGTTTTGTAAAATCTATTATTGTGATGACCGGTATTTCTGCAGATATCCTGGCTAATGATTATGATATTCCATCTCATAAAATTAAAGTGATACCCCACGGCACTCATTTACTGCCATTTATCGATAAAACTTCACTGAAAGCGAAATATGGATTTAATGATAAAAAAGTTCTTTCAACATTTGGTTTACTGGGTTCGGGGAAAAATATTGAAACCACTTTAGAAGCACTCCCTGAAATCATCGCTCAAAACCCTGATGTAATGTTTCTGATTATTGGAAAAACACATCCTGGCATCATTAAGCATGAAGGCGAAAAGTATCGTGATTTTTTGAGGGATACCGTTAAGAGGCTCCATTTGGAAAAACATACCTGCTTTATCAACCAATACCTGCCTTTGGATGAGTTGTTAGATTATCTGCAGCTTACCAATATCTATCTTTTCACTTCAAAAGACAGAAATCAGGCAGTAAGCGGTACTTTTTCGTATGCCATCAGTTGTGGATGTCCCATTGTTTCCACCCCTATTCCCCATGCTCTGGAAATATTAAATGAAGACCTGGGAATTATTATTGATTTTGAAGCCCCGAAACAGCTTGCTGCTGCCGTGAATACATTACTGAAAAATGAAACTGCACAGGAAAAATTACGATCAAATAGTCTGGAAAAAATGGCTCCCACAGCCTGGGAGAATTCTTCTATTTCACACGCCCTATTATTTCAACAATACAGCAAAGACAAAATGACATTACATTATGCCTTCCCCATCATCAATCTAAGCCATATCAAAAATATGACAACAGATTTTGGGATGATCCAGTTTTCTAAAATCAACAAACCTGATATCAATTCCGGGTATACCTTGGACGATAATGCCCGTGCATTGATTGTAGCCTGCAGACATTATGAACTAAGCAGAGACAAATCAGATCTTGATTTAATCTCAACTTTCCTGAACGTCATCAGGTTTTGTCAACAAACAGATGGTAGTTTTCTCAATTATATAAATCAATACAAGGAATTTGCACAACAGAACTACGAAACCAATCTTGAAGATTCCAATGGCAGGGCAATTTGGGCACTGGGGTATCTTCTTTCAATAAAAACAATCTTACCGCAACAGTTTTCGGATGAAGCAGAATCACTGATTGAAAAAAGTCTTTCATCTATTGAGAACATCCATTCTACACGTGCAATGGCTTTTATTATCAAGGGATTGCATTACCAGAACTCTGAAAATAATATTCCATTATTGAAAAAACTGGCCAATCGCCTGGTAAAAATGTATCAGCATGAGAAACATAAAGACTGGCATTGGTTTGAAAGCTACCTGACCTATGGAAACAGTGTACTCCCTGAAGCTTTATTGTGTGCGTGGATCACAACCAAAGACGAAATGTATAAACAGGTTGCCAATGAATCATTTAAGTTTTTGCTTTCTAAAATATTTATTAAGGGAGGCATCAAAGTAATATCCAACAAAGGATGGCTACAGAAAGAAACGGTTAAAAGTTCTGAATCAATTGGTGGTGAACAGCCTATTGATGTTGCTTACACTATATTGGCATTATCTACATTCTATAAAGTTTTCAGGGATGAAAAATACTTACAGATGATGAGAAATGCTTTTAGCTGGTTTTTAGGAAAAAATCATTTACACCAGATTATTTACAATCCTGCAACAGGTGGATGTTATGACGGTCTTGAAGAGAAGAATGTTAATCTCAATCAGGGAGCGGAATCAACGGTAAGCTATCTCATGGCAAGGCTCTGTTTTTCAAAATAA
- a CDS encoding response regulator transcription factor produces MGLKVNIRIVVADDHGIVRMGLIQTIKRVMPDAIILEVEDYKSLYKLILKEEFDLAIMDVNMPNGTVQEAIDYIKIHQPELKILIFSSQDEELYGMRYLKMGAGGYLSKLSSTEVIETALTAMLNKGRYVSDNIKEAIILESLTGAAKNSPIEGLSDRELQIANKLAEGLPLKEISNQLNLHSSTISTYKIRLFEKLKIRSIPELVEILRLYNQ; encoded by the coding sequence ATGGGTTTAAAAGTAAACATTCGTATTGTTGTAGCAGACGATCATGGTATCGTCCGGATGGGTTTAATACAAACAATCAAACGAGTAATGCCCGATGCCATTATTTTAGAAGTAGAAGATTATAAATCGCTGTATAAATTAATTCTGAAAGAAGAATTTGATCTTGCCATTATGGATGTTAATATGCCTAATGGTACTGTTCAGGAAGCTATAGATTACATAAAGATTCACCAACCTGAATTAAAAATTCTAATATTTTCTTCACAGGATGAAGAGTTGTATGGAATGCGTTATCTAAAAATGGGTGCTGGCGGTTATCTAAGCAAGCTAAGCTCTACTGAAGTAATTGAGACTGCTTTAACGGCGATGCTTAATAAGGGCCGATATGTCAGTGATAATATAAAAGAAGCGATTATTTTAGAATCATTAACTGGCGCGGCAAAAAATTCCCCCATTGAAGGGCTATCAGACCGCGAATTGCAGATTGCCAATAAGCTTGCAGAAGGTCTTCCCCTCAAAGAAATTTCTAATCAGCTGAATCTTCATTCATCGACGATCAGCACTTATAAAATCAGGTTGTTTGAGAAGCTTAAAATACGATCCATACCAGAATTGGTGGAAATTCTCAGGCTGTATAATCAGTAA
- a CDS encoding peptidoglycan-binding protein LysM, with translation MKKQIVIAALTFGAIILGTNNVQAQNTTATTTVNITLNDVISIDAGSTAIGNTVDFNYVTAADYNSDQTITKANSLKVTSTKNFNVKVKAGGANFMNGTNLIPVNVLTIKAATAAGTMGGTKNAVVLSATDQNLVTNAPLGSALTLNLDYTIPAAKSSSSDILGKPAGTYTQTVTYTATAL, from the coding sequence ATGAAAAAACAAATCGTAATCGCAGCCTTAACTTTTGGAGCAATCATATTAGGAACTAATAATGTTCAAGCTCAAAATACTACTGCAACCACAACGGTAAACATTACCCTTAACGATGTAATCTCTATCGACGCAGGAAGTACCGCAATTGGCAATACGGTTGATTTCAACTATGTTACTGCAGCAGACTATAACTCTGATCAGACTATTACTAAAGCCAACTCTTTGAAGGTTACTTCAACGAAGAACTTTAATGTTAAAGTAAAAGCAGGAGGTGCTAATTTCATGAATGGAACGAACTTGATCCCTGTGAATGTTTTGACTATCAAAGCAGCTACAGCTGCCGGAACAATGGGCGGAACAAAAAATGCTGTAGTTTTATCTGCAACGGATCAGAATTTAGTTACAAATGCTCCTCTTGGAAGCGCGTTAACACTGAATCTGGACTACACTATTCCAGCTGCAAAATCATCATCTTCTGATATTTTAGGTAAACCGGCCGGAACTTACACGCAAACAGTAACTTATACTGCTACTGCTTTGTAA
- a CDS encoding peptidoglycan-binding protein LysM, whose amino-acid sequence MKKQIVITALTFGAIILGTNNVQAQNTTATTTVNITLNDVISIDAGSTAIGNTVDFNYVTAADYNSDQTITKANSLKVTSTKNFNVKVKAGGANFMNGTNLIPVNVLTIKAATAAGTMGGTKNAVVLSATDQNLVTNAPLGSALTLNLDYTIPAAKSSSSDILGKPAGTYTQTVTYTATAL is encoded by the coding sequence ATGAAAAAACAAATCGTAATCACAGCCTTAACTTTTGGAGCAATCATATTAGGAACTAACAATGTTCAAGCTCAAAATACAACCGCAACTACAACCGTAAATATTACCCTGAACGATGTAATCTCTATCGACGCAGGAAGTACTGCAATTGGTAATACGGTTGATTTCAACTATGTTACTGCAGCAGACTATAACTCTGATCAGACGATTACTAAAGCCAACTCTCTGAAGGTTACTTCAACGAAGAACTTTAATGTTAAAGTAAAAGCAGGAGGTGCTAATTTCATGAATGGAACGAACTTGATCCCTGTGAATGTTTTGACTATCAAAGCAGCTACAGCTGCCGGAACAATGGGCGGAACAAAAAATGCTGTAGTTTTATCTGCAACGGATCAGAATTTAGTTACAAATGCTCCTCTTGGAAGCGCATTAACACTAAATCTGGACTACACTATTCCAGCTGCAAAATCTTCATCTTCTGATATTTTAGGTAAACCGGCCGGAACTTATACGCAAACAGTAACTTATACGGCAACAGCTTTATAA
- a CDS encoding peptidoglycan-binding protein LysM produces MKKQIVITALTFGAIILGTNNVQAQNTTATTTVNITLNDVISIDAGSTAIGNTVDFNYVTAADYNSDQTITKANSLKVTSTKNFNVKVKAGGANFMNGTNLIPVNVLTIKAATAAGTMGGTKSAVVLSATDQNLVTNAPLGSALTLNLDYTIPAAKSSSSDILGKPAGTYTQTVTYTATAL; encoded by the coding sequence ATGAAAAAACAAATCGTAATCACAGCCTTAACTTTTGGAGCAATCATATTAGGGACTAATAACGTTCAAGCTCAAAATACTACTGCAACCACAACTGTAAACATTACCCTTAACGATGTAATTTCTATCGACGCAGGAAGTACTGCAATTGGCAATACGGTTGATTTCAACTATGTTACTGCAGCAGACTATAACTCTGATCAGACTATTACCAAAGCCAACTCTTTGAAGGTTACTTCAACGAAGAACTTTAATGTTAAAGTAAAAGCAGGAGGTGCTAATTTCATGAATGGAACGAACTTGATCCCTGTGAATGTTTTGACTATCAAAGCAGCTACAGCTGCCGGAACAATGGGCGGAACAAAAAGCGCTGTAGTTTTATCTGCAACGGATCAGAATTTAGTTACAAATGCTCCTCTTGGAAGCGCGTTAACACTGAATTTGGACTACACTATTCCAGCGGCAAAATCTTCATCTTCTGATATTTTAGGTAAACCAGCCGGAACTTATACTCAAACAGTAACGTATACTGCAACTGCTTTGTAG
- a CDS encoding cupin domain-containing protein produces the protein MNHKELEKSKVYITSQIVEYIPNSVVTKTILEKLTGNISALSFDEKEGLPEKISPFDAVAQIIEGKAEIIIDGASYFMEEGECIIIPAHKPHSVKGNKRFKMILTIIKSGYE, from the coding sequence ATGAATCATAAAGAACTTGAGAAATCAAAAGTATATATTACCAGCCAGATTGTAGAATACATTCCCAATTCTGTTGTCACTAAAACAATACTGGAAAAACTAACCGGCAATATCAGTGCTTTATCGTTTGATGAGAAAGAAGGGTTGCCTGAAAAAATTTCTCCTTTCGACGCTGTTGCACAGATTATCGAAGGTAAGGCAGAAATCATTATAGACGGGGCATCTTATTTTATGGAAGAAGGAGAATGCATTATCATTCCTGCTCATAAACCCCATTCTGTAAAAGGAAATAAACGCTTTAAAATGATCTTAACCATAATAAAAAGTGGCTATGAATAA
- a CDS encoding peptidoglycan-binding protein LysM, which produces MTKQIAITALTFGVVILGTNNVQAQNTAATTAVNITLNDVISIDAGSTAIGGIVAFNYVTAADYNSDQTITKANSLKITSTKNFNIKVKAGGPHFVNGSNSIPVDVLTIKAAEAPGNMGGTKNDVVLSPGERTLVANAPLGSALILNLDYTIPAAKSSSSDILGKPAGTYTQTVTYTATTL; this is translated from the coding sequence ATGACAAAACAAATCGCCATCACAGCCTTAACCTTTGGAGTAGTTATATTGGGAACTAATAATGTTCAAGCTCAAAATACAGCGGCAACCACAGCTGTAAACATTACCCTGAACGATGTGATCTCTATAGATGCAGGAAGTACAGCAATAGGTGGTATAGTTGCCTTTAACTATGTTACTGCAGCAGACTATAACTCTGATCAGACGATTACCAAAGCCAACTCTTTAAAAATTACCTCAACGAAGAATTTTAATATAAAGGTAAAAGCAGGAGGACCGCATTTCGTCAATGGTTCAAACTCAATCCCTGTAGATGTTTTGACAATCAAAGCTGCAGAAGCTCCCGGAAACATGGGCGGAACCAAAAACGATGTGGTTTTATCTCCGGGAGAAAGAACCCTGGTAGCCAATGCTCCGCTTGGAAGTGCATTAATACTTAATCTGGACTACACTATTCCAGCTGCAAAATCATCATCTTCTGATATTTTAGGTAAACCGGCCGGAACTTATACGCAAACGGTAACTTATACCGCGACTACTTTATAA
- a CDS encoding heme oxygenase: MKTIHLFRFNDSIFRKIPFFKEEHRLKTDAAELDLMNIEIVTEYIVKTHDDFSFDNTSGNDLLSMCKKAQKTIEHYFVIKLDHYDFI; the protein is encoded by the coding sequence ATGAAAACAATACATCTCTTTCGGTTTAACGATTCTATTTTCCGTAAAATCCCTTTCTTCAAAGAAGAACATAGGTTGAAAACCGATGCAGCGGAGCTCGATTTAATGAATATTGAAATAGTAACCGAATATATCGTAAAAACCCATGATGACTTTAGCTTCGACAACACATCAGGAAATGATCTTTTATCAATGTGCAAAAAAGCTCAAAAAACAATTGAACATTACTTTGTCATAAAATTAGATCATTATGATTTTATATAA
- a CDS encoding pesticidal protein Cry7Aa, translating to MVSLKKDGIILRKTTLDFESEGVLNPAVIQDNGKIHLFYRALAKNNFSSIGYCILSDYKTIETRLNNPVIIPEFEYEKHGVEDPRIVKIDHLFYLTYTSYDGINALGTLAVSKDLTSWQKQGIIVPKIPYKKFRLLSESQGEIGEKYRRFNQLSPTHTKDKDIFLWDKNVIFFPRRINGKLYFLHRIRPDIQIASIENIEDLNPDFWKDYFLHFKEHIVLSPQYKHEVSYIGGGCPPIETKHGWLLIYHGVHDTIEGYVYSACAALLDLDNPEKEISRLPYPLFKPEEEWEQKGEVNNVCFPTGAIVEEDTLHIYYGAADKRIAVASLSIPELLKELLQYTS from the coding sequence ATGGTATCCTTGAAAAAAGACGGAATTATACTCAGAAAAACGACATTAGACTTTGAGAGTGAAGGTGTTTTAAACCCCGCAGTCATTCAGGATAACGGAAAAATACATTTATTTTACAGAGCTCTTGCCAAGAATAATTTCTCCAGTATCGGATACTGTATACTATCAGATTATAAGACTATAGAAACCCGGTTGAACAATCCGGTTATCATCCCCGAGTTTGAATACGAAAAACATGGCGTTGAAGATCCAAGAATCGTAAAAATCGATCATTTATTTTACCTTACCTATACGAGTTATGACGGGATCAATGCACTGGGAACCCTTGCAGTATCTAAGGACCTTACATCATGGCAAAAACAAGGCATTATTGTTCCCAAAATTCCATATAAAAAATTTAGACTTTTATCAGAATCCCAAGGTGAAATAGGAGAAAAGTACAGACGTTTCAACCAACTCTCTCCTACCCATACAAAGGATAAAGATATTTTTCTTTGGGATAAAAATGTAATATTTTTCCCAAGAAGAATTAATGGTAAGCTTTATTTTCTTCATCGCATAAGACCCGATATCCAAATTGCAAGTATAGAAAACATTGAAGATCTGAATCCTGATTTCTGGAAAGATTATTTCCTTCACTTTAAAGAGCATATTGTATTATCTCCCCAATATAAGCATGAAGTAAGCTATATTGGCGGAGGATGTCCCCCTATAGAAACCAAACATGGATGGCTTTTGATATACCATGGCGTCCATGATACCATTGAAGGGTATGTTTACAGCGCATGTGCTGCTTTACTGGATCTTGATAATCCTGAAAAAGAAATTTCAAGACTTCCTTATCCTCTCTTCAAACCCGAAGAAGAATGGGAACAGAAGGGAGAAGTGAACAATGTCTGCTTCCCTACAGGAGCCATCGTAGAAGAAGACACACTCCATATTTATTACGGAGCTGCAGATAAAAGAATAGCTGTTGCTTCTTTAAGCATCCCGGAATTATTGAAGGAATTACTGCAGTACACCTCATAA
- a CDS encoding Fn3-like domain-containing protein has translation MHKFIYLFIFFIITGSSSLLAQSISMSPTRLFFTGNPGEKVTKTVTLQNSSDKDYVFNLNYKDWVREEDGNKVYLEAGSSKTSNASWVSTLENTVTVPAKSTKEIVVTMQIPANASKSAVTNSMLFFTQIPQQADKARIQNGIGIITLFEVGLHIFYTPPGNHVKSLDITNISEVNNENAANRKVAVSIHNDGNTINDATVEFELTDKDSGKEIKLPAIAISMFPDTNQTVQFSLPENISGNFLGVVIIKMAESNDLRVGEKNFKF, from the coding sequence ATGCACAAGTTCATTTACCTTTTCATTTTCTTTATCATTACAGGATCTTCCTCACTTCTGGCACAAAGTATTTCTATGTCGCCTACACGCTTGTTTTTCACGGGTAATCCAGGAGAAAAAGTAACAAAGACAGTCACGCTTCAAAATAGCTCGGATAAGGATTATGTTTTTAATCTCAACTACAAAGATTGGGTTAGAGAAGAAGACGGAAATAAGGTTTATCTTGAAGCAGGCAGTTCAAAGACTTCCAATGCTTCCTGGGTGTCCACCTTGGAAAATACTGTAACAGTTCCTGCAAAAAGTACAAAGGAGATTGTGGTAACCATGCAGATTCCGGCAAACGCATCAAAGTCTGCCGTTACGAACAGCATGCTGTTTTTTACCCAAATTCCTCAGCAGGCTGATAAGGCACGTATTCAGAATGGTATTGGTATTATCACCTTATTTGAGGTAGGGCTTCACATCTTTTATACTCCACCGGGGAACCATGTAAAAAGCTTGGATATTACCAATATTTCAGAGGTGAATAATGAGAATGCAGCGAACAGAAAAGTTGCAGTAAGCATCCATAATGATGGAAACACCATTAATGATGCCACCGTTGAGTTTGAACTCACCGACAAAGACAGTGGTAAGGAAATAAAATTACCCGCAATTGCCATCTCCATGTTTCCGGATACCAACCAGACCGTTCAATTTTCTTTACCGGAGAACATTTCAGGGAACTTCCTTGGCGTGGTTATTATCAAAATGGCGGAATCCAATGATTTACGAGTAGGAGAAAAAAACTTTAAATTTTAA
- a CDS encoding sensor histidine kinase, which produces MNDFVNELQLKIEKLENEINFKNGLISILSHDSKELFGTFLWLIEELERKTISEEDFFKLLPQVKSDARKNLQTIQDSVAWLKTQYGEFKIKPVKIMVMDLFHYLEEKYAAKLKEKNIKFYFKEDYNAFLTSDRLLLEYVLDKIFNNAIKYSFPGQDIYLQEITEGDQVVLSVIDFGTGINEKYLPAIYTYDNPVFLGTAGEKGVGLSLKIVKKFISLLHGNIQIISTENEGTTVSLFLHKFIE; this is translated from the coding sequence ATGAATGATTTTGTCAACGAACTACAATTAAAAATCGAAAAACTGGAAAATGAAATCAATTTCAAAAACGGACTGATCTCGATATTGTCTCATGACTCAAAAGAACTGTTTGGAACCTTTCTGTGGCTTATAGAAGAACTAGAGCGGAAGACCATAAGTGAGGAAGATTTTTTTAAGTTGTTGCCGCAGGTAAAAAGTGATGCCCGGAAGAATCTGCAAACTATCCAGGACAGCGTTGCCTGGCTAAAAACACAATACGGGGAATTTAAGATTAAACCCGTTAAAATTATGGTGATGGATCTTTTTCACTATTTAGAAGAAAAATACGCTGCTAAATTAAAAGAAAAAAACATTAAATTTTATTTCAAAGAAGATTACAATGCATTTCTTACAAGCGATCGCCTGTTGCTCGAATATGTTTTAGACAAAATTTTTAACAATGCGATAAAATATTCCTTTCCTGGACAAGATATTTATTTACAGGAAATTACGGAAGGTGATCAGGTTGTGCTTTCTGTAATTGATTTCGGAACGGGAATAAATGAAAAGTATTTACCTGCGATCTACACTTATGATAATCCCGTATTCCTGGGAACTGCAGGCGAGAAAGGAGTTGGATTAAGTTTGAAAATTGTAAAAAAATTTATATCCTTGCTGCATGGAAATATCCAAATCATTTCCACTGAAAATGAAGGTACCACGGTTTCCCTTTTTTTACATAAATTTATAGAATAA
- a CDS encoding calcium:proton antiporter has product MNIKKYLWMWTFMVPILAWLSYVGNSVFSSGYYSVILALFLMGSVLAAVYHSEVIAHRLGEPFGTLLLAFAITVIEVGLIISIMMGAKGLETITLARDTVFAAVMIILTGIIGSCIVIGSLRYREQSFTLQGVSTALITLTSVIIFVLILPNYTVSHLGGEYTSFQLLFIALICLGLYLGFTMIQTLRHRSFFISPKNKQSGNQLAQDDHEMISRKQLYISGVLLILCLGIVVLLAKLLSKDVEHIVVSVGAPRSLVGIIIAGIVLLPEGLAAFRAAKSDQIQTSLNLAFGSALASIGLSIPAIAIISVITGIRMTLGIDIKSTILLGLSLFIITVSLATGRTNIMQGIVLIAIFLIYLFITIVP; this is encoded by the coding sequence ATGAATATAAAAAAATATTTATGGATGTGGACGTTTATGGTTCCTATCCTCGCGTGGCTCTCCTATGTTGGAAATTCAGTTTTTTCTTCAGGATATTACTCTGTGATTCTTGCTTTATTTTTAATGGGAAGCGTTCTGGCTGCAGTGTATCATTCCGAAGTCATTGCCCATCGTTTGGGTGAGCCATTCGGAACTTTACTTTTGGCATTTGCCATTACGGTCATAGAAGTAGGGCTTATTATTTCCATTATGATGGGCGCAAAAGGGCTGGAAACCATTACCCTTGCCAGAGATACGGTTTTTGCAGCAGTGATGATCATCCTTACCGGAATTATCGGAAGCTGTATTGTAATAGGTTCCTTAAGATACAGGGAACAAAGCTTTACGCTGCAAGGGGTAAGTACGGCACTGATTACCCTTACATCCGTTATTATTTTTGTGCTTATTCTGCCCAATTATACGGTAAGTCACCTTGGGGGTGAGTATACTTCTTTTCAATTACTTTTTATTGCTTTGATTTGTTTAGGGCTTTACCTCGGATTTACAATGATCCAGACGTTGAGACACCGGAGCTTTTTCATTTCTCCGAAAAATAAACAATCTGGAAACCAGCTTGCACAGGATGATCATGAAATGATTTCCCGAAAACAATTGTATATCAGTGGTGTATTATTGATCTTATGCCTAGGTATAGTTGTTTTACTTGCCAAACTCCTTTCAAAAGATGTTGAGCATATAGTAGTTTCAGTGGGAGCCCCAAGATCCTTGGTGGGCATCATTATTGCCGGAATCGTTCTGCTTCCGGAAGGACTGGCAGCATTCAGAGCGGCAAAAAGTGATCAGATTCAAACCTCATTAAACCTGGCTTTTGGCTCTGCTTTGGCAAGTATCGGGTTGAGCATTCCTGCTATAGCCATTATATCTGTAATAACCGGTATAAGAATGACATTAGGGATAGATATCAAATCAACAATACTTTTAGGACTATCGCTTTTTATCATTACCGTCTCACTGGCAACAGGCAGAACCAATATCATGCAGGGAATTGTATTGATCGCTATTTTTTTAATTTACCTTTTTATTACTATAGTTCCATAA
- a CDS encoding helix-turn-helix domain-containing protein: MKLYIKYMVSLRCKMVVHQELERLGIKNAVIDLGTVELLDDISAEQRQTLKENLLKTGLEVLDDKKSILIEKIKNVVIEMIHYSDELPNENFSDYISEKLGYDYTYLANTFSEVKGMTLQHFIIVNKVEKVKELLLYDELNLTEISYKLNYSSVAHLSNQFKKITGLSPSFYKQLKQRRLGNLEDL; encoded by the coding sequence ATGAAGTTGTATATAAAATACATGGTAAGTTTGCGCTGCAAAATGGTTGTTCATCAGGAACTTGAAAGATTGGGCATTAAAAATGCTGTTATAGATTTAGGAACTGTAGAATTATTGGATGATATCAGTGCTGAACAAAGACAAACTCTAAAAGAAAATTTACTTAAAACAGGACTTGAAGTATTAGATGATAAAAAAAGTATCCTGATAGAAAAAATAAAAAATGTAGTCATAGAAATGATTCATTATTCAGATGAGCTTCCAAATGAAAATTTTTCAGATTATATAAGCGAAAAATTAGGATATGATTATACCTATCTGGCAAATACCTTTTCAGAGGTGAAAGGAATGACGCTCCAGCATTTTATCATTGTTAATAAAGTAGAAAAAGTAAAAGAATTATTGTTGTATGATGAACTCAATCTTACAGAAATATCTTATAAACTCAATTACAGCAGTGTGGCCCATCTCTCTAACCAGTTTAAAAAAATCACAGGGCTTTCTCCATCATTTTATAAACAGTTGAAACAAAGACGTCTTGGAAATCTGGAAGATTTATAA